GCGTCGTCTCGACCGCACGACCTCGAAACCCCCGCGGCACCCGCCCGCGGGGGTTTCGTGTCTTCCGCCGCCGATCTCAGATGTTGAGCGTGCCGATGTCGAGGAGCCGGGGAGGCGAGGGCGTCCCGGCGGCCGCGGCCGAGAGCAGGGCCGGAAGGAAGCCTCCCTCCGGCGGCCCGGCGAGCGGGAGAAGGACGTCGCCGACAGGAGCGTCTTCCTCGTCCACCGGCGTCGAGCCCTCGCCGAGGAAATCCCGGACCATCGAGGTGTAGAGGTCGAGGGCCGCCGGATCCGACGCGTGAGGCACAAGGACCACGGCGGGCAGGCTCTCGGCGAACTCCCGCGAGAGGCAGAACGCCGCGTGGACGACGCCGTCCCCCCCGTCGAGGGGGACGATGAGCCCGCCGGCCAGGAACGCGGCTCTCGAGAGCGCCAGCCGGTCCTCCGCCGGTACGCGGACGATCACGAGGTCCGCTTCGCTCTCGTGGCGTCTTAGGCGCTCGGCCACGGCCGCCAGGGAGGACGGAGCCTCGCGACGCAGGCCGTCGAGGCCGCACGGGACCGACGCGAACGGCACGGTCTCTCGCGCCTCGGCGACGCCCGCAGGCGGGAGATCGGCAGGCCCGCCGGGAGAAGGGTGGCCGAAGTCCACGACGGCGACCTTCCGTCCTCCCTTGAGGGCCCAGCGAGCCACGGCCAGGAGCGCTTCCGACCCGACCGAGGGGCCGAGTCCGGCAACGACCAGCATCCGGCGGGGAGATCGTTCCGGCCCCGTCTCGGGTGCCAAGGAGTTCGCGCGGGTCCCGGAAGTGTTCGGAGGCGAGCCGAGCCCCCGCTCGCGGCTCATGAGCCGATTCAGCACCCCGGCGAGGGGGTGTCCGCCGGCCTCGTCGGCGAGTACCCGCACGTCAGACCTCCAGCACCGAGTTCTTCGATCCGACCGCGTTCGTGACCTGCCGCGGGTTCAGCGGGTCCGCGATCCAGCGGCCGCCGACCACGAGCTTGTACTCGTACCGGCCCGGCTTTAGCGGCAGGAACTTGGTCCAGCTGCCGTCGTCGTGCTTCTCGAGCAGCACCCCGCGGTCCGGTTCCCAGGCGTTGAAGTCGCCGGCCAGCAGCACGTCCTCCGGCGCCACGTCGTGCCTCGACAGGTAGAGCCCCTCCCGCGCCACCGTGAGCCCCTGAGCCTGATCGATGGTCGGCGCTTCGACCGCGACCCTCGAGCGCTCGAGCTCCGCGGCGAGCGCTCGATAGTCTTCGACGATGGACGCGTGGGGAGCGTGGCGGTCGACCGGGAGGCCCCGCGCGGCAGCCTCGCGGACCCGCACGCTCGATCGGATCACGGTCAGGAGGGTCTGCTCGGGGAAGGTCCTCCGGATCTCCTCGACGGTCTGCCGCGCGAAATTCGACCGGCCGTCGTAAGCGTTCACCAGGACCCTCACGCGGGCACGGTGGTGCTTGCGCTCCGCGAGCAGTTGCACCAGCTCGACCAGACGGACGAGGCCGTGCATCGAATAGAGGCTCGGCTCGACCGGGGCCACGACCTCGTGGGCCGCCATGAGGGAGTTCAGCGTCAACAGGCCGAGCGAGGGTGGCCCGTCGATGATCACGCGATCCGCGAAGCCCGTGAGCGCCGCGAGGTGCTCCGCGAGCCGCTCCTCGCCTCCCGGTGCCCTCGCGAGCTCGGGCTCCAGCTCGGCCAGCTCCGCGCCGGAAGGGGCCAGAGACAGGTTTTCGGCGACCTTGACGAGGATCTCGGTGATCGGGAGCGCGTCCTCTTCCAAGCCGGATCGCGACAGGACCCTTGCCAGCGAGGCCTCTCGGGCTGGGGCGGAGGCCCCCACCCCCAGCGTCGAGTGCCCCTGGGGGTCGAGGTCGACCAGCACGGTGCGGTGCCCCAGGGCGGCCAGAGCGGATGCGAGCTGGATCGCCGTGGTGGTCTTGCCGCAGCCGCCCTTCTGATTCACGAGAGCGAGGATGTGCACGGGTTCTCCCCCCTTGCCTGAATCCCGCGCGGCCGCCGCGCCCCTCGCACCGCGGGCCGCCGGGAGAAGCATTCGCGAATCCGCTTCGCCTCCCTTCCCCGGCGCGAGTCTAGGTCTCGCCGGCACCGGAGGTCAAGACGATCCTGAGGGCGTCTGGGTTAAGCTACGTCGGGCGCTGGCGCGTCGGGTCGTGCGAGGGTGCGGTGTGGCGGTTCGAGGCTGAGAAAGCCGCGGCGATCGACAAGTGGCTCTCCGGCCCCGCGGCGGGACTCGCGGTGGCCCTCGACGCCGCGGGCGCGGTCGAGGAGCACGATCTCTTCGCGGACACCGACGACCGGTCCTTCCATCGCGCCGGCTGCGCGCTTCGGGTCCGGCGGAGCGAAGGGCGCGTCGAGGCGGCCATGGTCTCGCTCCGGCCCGGGCCCGTCGCGACCGACCCCGTCCAAGTTCCCTCGCAAGATCCCGAGGGCCTGAGGCGCGCTCCGGATCCCCTGGGGACGCGCGTCCGCGCGGTGGCGGGGCCTCGGCCGCTCCGCTCGGTGCTGATCCTCAGGACCCGGCGGCGCCGGTTCTCGTTGCGGCTCCACGGCCGCCGTCGCGCGGAGCTCGAGATCGAGGAGATCGCCGCCCGACGTCCGGACGGACCCCCGACCGCAAGCTGGGCGTGCGCCCTGCTGACAGCGAACGAGCCTGAAGACCGGGCCGTCGCCGGGCTCGCGTCCGCAATGGAGACGGAGTTCGGGCTCGCCCCGGCCGGCGAGACGGCTTTCGAGACGGCCCTCGCCCGGCTCGGCATCGACCTCCCGATGCCTCCGGTCTCGGGAGCGGTCTCGACGATCGCCGAGGCGTCGGTCGGCGCGCTCGCCTACGCCGTCCTGCGCCGCCACCTCGGGGCGTTCCTGGCGAACGAGCCGGCGACGCGCCTCGGCGACGACCCCGAGGCGCTGCACGACATGCGGGTGGCCTCTCGCCGTCTTCGCGCCGCCCTCGCCCTGTTCGAGGAGGTGCTCCCGGCGCGCGCCCGCTCGTTCCGGCGGAGGCTCGGCCGGATCGGGGGGGCCCTCGGCGAGGTGAGGGACCTCGACGTGCAGCTCCAGCAGCTCGACGAGTTCCTCCGTGACGCGCCGGCGGCGGAGCGGCTCGTGATGCAGACCTACCTCGAGACCGTGGCGGCGCGCCGCGAGCGAGCGCGCCGGAGGATGCTCCTTGTGCTCGACTCCCCCGGGTACGCCCGCCTCGCGGCGTCGCTCCGCGCCTTCGTCGAGCGCGAGCCGGCCCGGCGACGCCTCGAGGCGTGCCGCCCGGCCCTCGCCGCCGCGCCGGACATGATCCTGCGCCGCTACCGAAAGGTCAGGAGGATCGGCGATCGCCTGGCCCCCGTCTCGCCCGCTGCCGACTGGCACGCGCTACGAATCGCCTCGAAGCGCCTCCGCTACGCGCTGGAGTTCCACGCCGAGCTCTACGGCAAAGAGGCGAGCCTCATGATCGACGCGCTGGTGGACCTCCAGGACCTTCTGGGCCTGCACCAGGACGCCCAGGTGGCCATGGCGCATCTCGAGGACATCTGCGGCCCGAGAGGACGGCGCCTGGCGCGCGGCGCGGCGTTCGCCATGGGGAGGGTCGCGCAGCGGTACGCCCAGCGCGCGGAGGACCTGAGAGGCTCGTTTCCCAGGATCTACCGCGGGATTCGCGGGAAGCGGTGGCGGCGTCTGCGGGAGGCGATGGAAGCGGCGCGGCCGCACGCGTGAGGCCGAAGGAGGGGCGAAGCGCCCCTGCCGCTACTCCCTGCCCGCGTCGATGGCCTTGCGCGCCTCTCGCAGCAGCGTCCCCGGCGAGATGGGCAGAGACACGGCTCCGCGCATCCAGGCGTCCGGCGTCAGGCGCCCCTGACGGGCCATGCGCTCGAACTCCGCGCCGAATGGGCCTGCCCAAAGCTTCTCCCCGATCTCGAACGCGACGATGTGCCCGATGGCGTAGTCCGGGAGGTAGAGCGGGTAGGAGATCATGTGGGAGTAGATCGCGAGGATCTCCCGGTCCTTCACCCCGAACACGGGGGCGTAGTAACGATTCCAGACGCCGCGGGCGATGGAGAGCGTCGCCTGCCGCAGCTCCGCCGGCTTGGCTTCCGGGTGAGCGTACATCCAGTTCCAGACGCCCATGTCCACGAGCGAGACGCCGCCGATCTCGTAGACCGCCCAGAGGGTCGCAAGGGCCGCGCGCCCCCGCGCGTCCTCGTCCCGCCGCGCCAGTCCCAGGACCTCGAGGTCCCGGTCCTGGAAGGTGAACGCGAGCGCCTCGGTGAACGCGTTGTTCGGCACGCCGCTCAGGAGCCAGTGGTCGATCGCGTCCAGGGAGAAGACCTGCTCGCAGTTGTGTCCGAACTCGTGGAGGGCGATGCTGTACCCCTTGTAGTTCATTCCGGACGTCTCGACCCGCGTGCGGAGGTGCGCCGAGTCACCGCGCCGGACCGCGCCCAGGGCGTGCCCCGCGCCGCGGGAGGGGTCCACCACGACGTGTTCGGCCAGCCAGCGGGCCCGTTCTCCCTCGAAGCCGAGCTTGACCAGGACGTTCGGAAGATCCGCCTTGAACGCCTCGGCGGTCGGGTACTTCTCCCGCACGATCCGGTCCAGCTCCTCCTCGCTGCGCGCGCCGCGAGGCTTGAACCCCGAGTACCAGACGTCGAACGGCTCGAGCGGCCGACCGAGGCGCTTCCGTATCAAACCCGCGAGATCGCGGACTTCGGCGGACTCCAGCACGGAGACCAGCACCGCCTCGACTTCCTTCTCGGGGATCTGGCGGTCGAGCTCGAATCGCCGCGCGATGTAGGTCGGCGCGGTGGGGCAGTACGGGTCGGCCTTTCGCTCCGCCCGGAGGAAATCGAGGAGCTTCGCGTAGCGGGTGTCCGGCTCGCGGGCCTCGAGCCCGGCGCCCCCCCCGGCCATAGATCCTCCGGTCGGACGCACCTCGTTGGTCTCTGGGCACCACAGCACGTCCGGGTTGTCGATGACGGCGGCCGGGATCTCCTGGCGAACGATCCGCTCCATCACCTTCTGGATCATCCGTTGCTTCGCGAGGCCGTCGCGCTCGGCGTAGTGCGCCGCGAGCTCGTCCCTCAGGCCCCAGTGGGTGATGAGGCGAAGGTCGTCGGGAAACGGGCGCTTTCCGTCCGGCGTCAGGAGGCGCCCCATGCGGACGTTGTACCCGGCGATGTACTGGTCGGCCGCGGTCGAAGCGCGCGTGATCTCCTGGGTCACAGCGGCGGGGATCCGCTCCGCGAACCGATCCATGAGACGCGATCGCGCCCACGCCTCGCGGCTCCAGCCGGCGCCGCGCGCGAGGCGGTCGGCGAGGGTGTGCACCGGAAAGTTGAGCAGGGCGAGGAACGCCACCTTGCTGTGGAACAGGTCCTCGTCGACGTGCGCCGCGAGGTCGACGTTCCCGAGCAGGCGATCCACCGGCTCCACGGGCCCGGTATCGAGGTCGAGAGGGGTCAGGAGCTCGCGCCGGACCTCGTGGAGGTGGCCGTCCACCTGCTCGAGCACGGTCTCGAGCCGCGCGAAGGTCCGGTCGAGGTCCGGCCCGGCCGCGACGAAGTTCTCCTCGCAGAATGCGCCGAAGGACGCGGCGTCGCCGTCCTCCGGCCACCAGCGCTGCGCCGCCTGGGCCACGCCGAGCCGGATCCTCTCCGCCTCCCCCTCGCCGAGTCGCGCCGCAAGACGCGCCACGATCGCTTTGACCGAGTCCGGTCCGATCGCCGGGGACGGACCCGAGGCGGCCGCCACCGGGAGGAGTAGCAAGAGCAGCGCGAGCACCGCCGGAGCACGAGCCGTCATCGGGGAATCTCCCGGGGAGCGATCAGCCGCCGCCGGCAAGCGAGAGCAGGCGCTGGAGAGCGCTCTCCACCGCCGCCTCGGCCTCGGCCTCGGTTTCCGCCGCGGCCTCGAGCGTGACACGGATCCGGTCGTCCGCCCGACGGAGTCCCGGGGCGTGGCTCTTGACCCAGACCTGCGGAAATTCCTCCGCGAGCCGGTCGAGGATCGTCCGGAGCGAGGACTCGTCCGCGGTGGGCGTCTCGACCTCGCGGCGGGCGACCGCGCGCCTGGGCGCGATCTCCCGAAGGCGCTCGATCGCGGCATGGAACACCGCGCGCGCCTCTCCCGGGACCCCGGGCAGGCACAGCACGGTCACGCCGCCCGGCCGGCGAACGATCACACCCGGCGCCGTGCCGGTCTCGTTGGGGATCGGCTCGCCGCCCACCGGGATCGAGCACATCTTCTCGCGGGCGGGGGTGAGGCCGGATCGGGGCACCACCCGCTCCTGCTCGAGGCGGCGGTACGAGGACTCGACCATCTGCTTCGCGTGGGGGTGCATGGCGAGGGGGAGGCGGAGCGCGTCGGCGACCGCGCCGAGGGTCCGGTCGTCGGAGGTCGGGCCGAGCCCTCCCGTGGTGATCACGAGGCGAGCGCCGCGCTCGATCGCCTCGGTGACGGCCTCGGTGATCGAGCGATCGTGGTCGTCCACCGTGGTGATTCGGTGGACGATCGCACCCCGCTGGCTCAGCCAGCCGGCGAGGTAGCTCGCGTTGGCGTCCACGGTTCGGCCGCGGAGCAACTCGCGCCCCACCACGATGATCTCGACGTGGAGCGGTCCCGCATGCTCGACCCGTACCTTCGGCGCCAATCCCGCCGGCGGGCGCCTCCGCGCGGAGCGCGTTTCCTCGGGGTGCCGCCGGTCCACGACGCGACGCTGCGGCGGACGTTTCCTGGGGTCCACGGGCCCTCCTCGAGGGCCCAGAACATAGCACATCGGCCGCGATCAGACGTCGATGCCGCGGAACGACGCGATCCGGCGGATCACGTTCTCGATCTCGATGTCGGGTGTCGATGCGCCGGCCGTGAGACCGATGGTCACGGGGCCCTCGGGCAGCCAGCCCGCGGAGACGCCCTCCCGGCCGCTCCCCAGGGGCTGGTGCCGGATCCGCTCCGCGCTTTCCAGACCTTCGGCGGACCTGATGTGGTACGTGGGAGCCTTCGCGATCGCGATCTCCACCAGGTGGGTGGTGTTGGAAGAGTTGTACCCACCGATCACGACCATCAGGTCCAGCCGCACCTCCCCCAGCAGGGCGACCAGCGCGTCCTGCCGCTCCTGGGTGGCGCTGCAGATGGTGTCGAAGGAGCGGAAGCGCTTCGCCGCCTCGTCGGCCCCCCACCTCGCGATCATCGCCGCGCGAACGCGGCCGGCGATGGCGAGCGACTCGCTGGAGAGCATCGTGGTCTGGTTGGCGCATCCGATCCGCTCGAGGTCGCGTTCCGGGTCGAATCCCGGGGAGATCGCGTCCGCGAAGAGGTGCAGGAAGCCGTCCCGATCGACTCGCCCCCCGATGTGGTCGCAGACCACCTCGGTCTGGACCCGGTCCCTCACCACGATGTACCGCCCCTCAGGGTGCTTCAGCGCCCGGGACGACGTGGCGCGGGTCTCCTCGTGCTCGTACTTGCCGTGGATCAGCGCGGTGAACCCGTCGTGGGCGTAATTCTCGACGTTCTTCCAGACGTTGAGCACCGAGCCGCACGTCGTGTCCACGAGGACGGCGCCGGTCGCGCGCAGCGCGTCCATCTCGCCGAGGGGAACGCCGAACGCGGGCAGGATGACCACGTCGCGGCGTAGGAGCTCGGCGAACCCGGCGCTCCCCTCGAGGAGCCGGATTCCCATGTCCTGGAGCCGCCGGTTCACTCCCGGGTTGTGGATGATCTCGCCGACGACGAAGATCCGCCGATCCGGGAACTTCTCGCGGGTCTCGTACGCGTACTCCACGGCGCGGTCCACGCCGTAGCAGAATCCGAATTCCTGGGCGAGGCGGAACGACAGGTCGCCGACGTCGAGCCTCAGCCCCTCGCCCCGCATCCGCTCCACCATCTCGCTGTGGTAGTCGCGGGAGAGCCGCCCGGTGATGGCCTGCTTCAGGCCGAAGCCCCGGTTGACGTAGGTGGGCTCGCCCATGCCATCCCCGTCCCCATCACGAGACCCGATCGCCGGCACGGGGAGCCGTCCCGTCAATGGTCGCGGTTGTCCGGATCCGCGAAAACGTCCTCGACGGTATTGACCTTTTTGTCGACCGCTCCCGGCTCCGAGCTCGTGGAGTTCGACGCGGCGCCCTTCGGCGTACCCTTCTTCGGCGAACCGCTCACCTTCGCGGCCGGCGGGGTCTTGACCGCCGCGTCGGCGACCGCGCTCTTTTTCTTCTTCTTGTTCTTGCTCGTCGCGTCGCGGGTAGCCGATGCGTCCTTCGTCCCGCCGTCGTCGGAGGCCGCGGCCGGGGTGCCCGAGGCGGCGTCGGCGGTCGAGGCGCGGGCCGCGGCGACCGGGGCGAGGATCAAGAGACCGGCGATCGCCAGGGCGAGCATTCGACGGATCTCTTCGATTCGGCAGCGCATTCGTTCCTCTTTGACCCTGGCCGTGGCGAGCCACGCCCCGCCTCGGACCGGATCGGCCCTTTCGAAGGTACGACAGGCTCGGCCCGGCAGCAAGTCGCAGTCCGGGGGTCCGATCCGGCGGCGCTCAGGGCGCGGTCGGAACCCGCAGGCGTTGGCCTGGGTGGAGGACGGAACCCGGAGTCAGCTGGTTGAGCCCCAGGAGGTCGGTCACGGACACGCCATAGGCCGCCGCGATCTTGAACAGCGTCTCGCCGCGGCGCACGACGTGGACGATCGCGCTGGCGACGGCGTCCGCCGCGCGCGCGCCAGGCACCCGTCCCGCCGGCGGCTTGGGCGCCTCGGCGGCGGACTGCGAGGCCACCGCGGGCGGTGCGGCCTTTGCAGCGTCCTTCGGCGCGGAGAGCCGGCCGATCGTTCCCTGGGGAAGCCAGACTTCCGTTCCTGCGGGGAGCGCCTGGCCGTCCCGGACGGCGCGCCGCGTCCAGGCCGGATTCAAGGCCGTAAGGTCGCCGAGCGGCACGCCGTAGGCTCGCGCGACCTGAACCGGCGTCGTCCGCTTATCGAGCACGACTCGATCCTGCGCGAGCGGCGGCTCGTATCGGATCCCCTCCGGGAAGAAACGGACGGGATCGCGCGCGATCTCGCGGACGGCGAGGAACTCCGCGTAGAAGTTCCGCGAGGCGAAGCCGAAGTGCTTCCCGTTGTATTCCCGGGCGATCCGGTCGAAGTCCGTCCCGAATCGCGCCCGGGCCCGCGCCATTCCCTCGACGCCGTGGTTGTACGAGGTGACGGCCAGAGACCAGTCCCCCAGCGTCTCGTAAGCGTCCCTCAGATACCGTGCGGCGCCGCGGGCCGCCGCCACCGGATCGAGCCGCTCGTCGAGCGCGGAACAGTAGAGCATGAACTTCCGGGCGGCCGGCCGGGTGAACTGCCAGATGCCCAAGGCGCCGGCGGACGAGCGTGCTGAGGCCTGGAACGAGGATTCCACGTGCGGCAGGAACGCGAGGTCCTCCGGCAGGTTCGCCTCGCGGAACACGCGGCGGAATTCCGCGTCGTAGCGGCCGCTGATCTCGAGCCCTCGGCGAAACCGCTCCCTAAGCCCGCGCTGGGAGCGCAAGCGCGTGTGGGCTCCCTCGATCGAAGCGATCCCCGCCGTCGTCGTGATCTTGAGGGCGAGCTCCTTCTCCTCGTCGGTGAGCTCCTCCCGCGCCGCGATCTTCCGCTCCATCCGGGCAAGAGCGGTCTCGATCTTCCTCTGCCGGGCGCGGACGATCTCCCGCTGGGCCCGTGAGTACCCCTCTCCGACCTCTCCCGGGAGCGTCACGGTCTCGTACACGAGCGCGGGGTGGTCGACATCGTGGATCGCGACCTGGCTGAGGCTCAAGGTCGCGAACACCTGCTTCCAGAATTCCACTTGCTCGAGGAGGCCCGAGGGCGCGGGGAACGGGTCGGCGGGCGCCGCCTTCGGCGCGGGGACGGCGGACGCTGCCGCCGGGTCCGTGCCGGGCTCCTCGGCCCGGGAGAACGTGATCGCCGCGCCCATGAGGAGCGCGGCGCAGAAACCCGCGACCGTGATTCGAACAATGGACATCGAACGCCTCCGCCTTTCGTGACGC
This sequence is a window from Terriglobia bacterium. Protein-coding genes within it:
- a CDS encoding CHAD domain-containing protein, which produces MWRFEAEKAAAIDKWLSGPAAGLAVALDAAGAVEEHDLFADTDDRSFHRAGCALRVRRSEGRVEAAMVSLRPGPVATDPVQVPSQDPEGLRRAPDPLGTRVRAVAGPRPLRSVLILRTRRRRFSLRLHGRRRAELEIEEIAARRPDGPPTASWACALLTANEPEDRAVAGLASAMETEFGLAPAGETAFETALARLGIDLPMPPVSGAVSTIAEASVGALAYAVLRRHLGAFLANEPATRLGDDPEALHDMRVASRRLRAALALFEEVLPARARSFRRRLGRIGGALGEVRDLDVQLQQLDEFLRDAPAAERLVMQTYLETVAARRERARRRMLLVLDSPGYARLAASLRAFVEREPARRRLEACRPALAAAPDMILRRYRKVRRIGDRLAPVSPAADWHALRIASKRLRYALEFHAELYGKEASLMIDALVDLQDLLGLHQDAQVAMAHLEDICGPRGRRLARGAAFAMGRVAQRYAQRAEDLRGSFPRIYRGIRGKRWRRLREAMEAARPHA
- a CDS encoding AAA family ATPase; its protein translation is MHILALVNQKGGCGKTTTAIQLASALAALGHRTVLVDLDPQGHSTLGVGASAPAREASLARVLSRSGLEEDALPITEILVKVAENLSLAPSGAELAELEPELARAPGGEERLAEHLAALTGFADRVIIDGPPSLGLLTLNSLMAAHEVVAPVEPSLYSMHGLVRLVELVQLLAERKHHRARVRVLVNAYDGRSNFARQTVEEIRRTFPEQTLLTVIRSSVRVREAAARGLPVDRHAPHASIVEDYRALAAELERSRVAVEAPTIDQAQGLTVAREGLYLSRHDVAPEDVLLAGDFNAWEPDRGVLLEKHDDGSWTKFLPLKPGRYEYKLVVGGRWIADPLNPRQVTNAVGSKNSVLEV
- a CDS encoding transglycosylase SLT domain-containing protein translates to MSIVRITVAGFCAALLMGAAITFSRAEEPGTDPAAASAVPAPKAAPADPFPAPSGLLEQVEFWKQVFATLSLSQVAIHDVDHPALVYETVTLPGEVGEGYSRAQREIVRARQRKIETALARMERKIAAREELTDEEKELALKITTTAGIASIEGAHTRLRSQRGLRERFRRGLEISGRYDAEFRRVFREANLPEDLAFLPHVESSFQASARSSAGALGIWQFTRPAARKFMLYCSALDERLDPVAAARGAARYLRDAYETLGDWSLAVTSYNHGVEGMARARARFGTDFDRIAREYNGKHFGFASRNFYAEFLAVREIARDPVRFFPEGIRYEPPLAQDRVVLDKRTTPVQVARAYGVPLGDLTALNPAWTRRAVRDGQALPAGTEVWLPQGTIGRLSAPKDAAKAAPPAVASQSAAEAPKPPAGRVPGARAADAVASAIVHVVRRGETLFKIAAAYGVSVTDLLGLNQLTPGSVLHPGQRLRVPTAP
- a CDS encoding 4-hydroxy-3-methylbut-2-enyl diphosphate reductase, which produces MGEPTYVNRGFGLKQAITGRLSRDYHSEMVERMRGEGLRLDVGDLSFRLAQEFGFCYGVDRAVEYAYETREKFPDRRIFVVGEIIHNPGVNRRLQDMGIRLLEGSAGFAELLRRDVVILPAFGVPLGEMDALRATGAVLVDTTCGSVLNVWKNVENYAHDGFTALIHGKYEHEETRATSSRALKHPEGRYIVVRDRVQTEVVCDHIGGRVDRDGFLHLFADAISPGFDPERDLERIGCANQTTMLSSESLAIAGRVRAAMIARWGADEAAKRFRSFDTICSATQERQDALVALLGEVRLDLMVVIGGYNSSNTTHLVEIAIAKAPTYHIRSAEGLESAERIRHQPLGSGREGVSAGWLPEGPVTIGLTAGASTPDIEIENVIRRIASFRGIDV
- a CDS encoding competence damage-inducible protein A, translated to MDPRKRPPQRRVVDRRHPEETRSARRRPPAGLAPKVRVEHAGPLHVEIIVVGRELLRGRTVDANASYLAGWLSQRGAIVHRITTVDDHDRSITEAVTEAIERGARLVITTGGLGPTSDDRTLGAVADALRLPLAMHPHAKQMVESSYRRLEQERVVPRSGLTPAREKMCSIPVGGEPIPNETGTAPGVIVRRPGGVTVLCLPGVPGEARAVFHAAIERLREIAPRRAVARREVETPTADESSLRTILDRLAEEFPQVWVKSHAPGLRRADDRIRVTLEAAAETEAEAEAAVESALQRLLSLAGGG